The proteins below come from a single Plasmodium sp. gorilla clade G2 genome assembly, chromosome: 13 genomic window:
- a CDS encoding N6-adenine-specific methylase, putative produces MIFVKPILLLYLISLFLNNLNTYCNFLKFKKKKNIDLLYKLSKINENKNVVIKKKRSVSPLYFIKVYPLFFKNKVAFQNVNHNYVYTLKGMERNEWRMQDEKEEIQNEENIYNNSNKDFLGLDGDSKNIVENMNHIEYKKDNDNNKKENNHDNINNDNNNNNNNNNDNLSNKGKKRIIERDMYGIPKEKLNIKRQTNKNIKSKYGYCKIKTYNETININYRKKKILSILEGTLKNKKLYSPDTYTRPMMSKVKESLFSVLTHLNIFNGYNINVLDVFTGSGNLGIECISRDVENVTFVDLSLNSCRTVYENLRLCNIYDTNKKILRADAMELLQNPYKFNVHEKYNLGFFTPPYEQIIYSDLIHNISNSKIFDNDCLIFIEYPKEINLLPKKVGNLIGLRNRKFGRTYYALYVINSTGKYIPYQNENEFYPLHYNRKQRRQEKYIE; encoded by the coding sequence ATGATCTTTGTAAAacctattttattattatatcttatAAGTCTATTTCTTAATAATTTGAATACATActgtaattttttaaaattcaaaaaaaaaaaaaatatcgatttattatataaattaagtaaaataaatgagAATAAAAATGTCGTTATTAAAAAGAAGCGCTCTGTTTCTCCTTTATACTTTATAAAAGTAtatcctttattttttaaaaacaaagTAGCCTTTCAAAATGTAAATCATAATTATGTTTATACGTTAAAAGGTATGGAAAGAAATGAATGGCGGATGCAAGacgaaaaagaagaaatacaaaatgaagaaaatatttataataactcTAATAAGGACTTTTTAGGTTTGGATGGggattcaaaaaatattgtGGAAAATATGAATCACATAGAATATAAGaaagataatgataataataaaaaagaaaataatcacgataatattaataatgataataataataataataataataataatgataatctTTCTAATAAGGGTAAGAAAAGGATAATTGAAAGAGATATGTATGGGATAcctaaagaaaaattaaatataaaaagacaaacaaacaaaaatataaaatcaaaatatggttattgtaaaataaaaacatacaatgaaacaataaatataaattatagaAAGAAGAAGATTTTAAGTATCCTTGAAGGTActcttaaaaataaaaaattatattctcCAGATACATATACAAGGCCTATGATGAGTAAAGTAAAAGAATCGCTATTCAGTGTATTAacacatttaaatatatttaatggatataatataaatgtattagaTGTATTTACTGGTAGTGGTAATTTAGGAATCGAATGTATATCAAGAGATGTAGAGAATGTAACATTTGTCGATCTATCATTGAATTCATGTAGAACAgtatatgaaaatttaagattatgtaatatatatgatacaaataaaaaaatacttaGAGCTGATGCTATGGAATTATTACAAAATCCTTATAAATTTAATGtacatgaaaaatataatttaggATTCTTTACACCACCATAtgaacaaattatatatagtgATTTAATTCACAACATATCAAACAGtaaaatatttgataatgattgtcttatatttattgaataTCCTAAAGAAATCAATCTCCTCCCGAAAAAAGTAGGAAACTTAATTGGATTAAGAAATAGAAAATTTGGAAGAACCTATTATGCTCTGTATGTTATTAACAGTACAGGTAAATATATTCCTtatcaaaatgaaaatgaattttACCCGCTTCATTATAATAGGAAACAAAGGAGgcaagaaaaatatatagaataa
- a CDS encoding transcription factor with AP2 domain(s) has product MFEENENEELMYFERNKESEKCQKFWEAVICKGLGYTKEEIRRDVERSRREKERLLSILYGSVFTGPKYLLYSKKWRGKTLNEIINEDREMNLNKNNFRNIDLDSTYFCELSFGYMDTVEENDDKNKNQITNEIEKKNDKTHNIKKGGNTNTTQNKRKTQHGEKNTNTTNKELDEFYSKLNYLEKRSYKNRYRNENNTNNNNNNSNNNNNINSSNGRSSYSNQLSNDKYNEENSDDGKVIKYKYLPTGVFYSRVSKSFIANWIDDKTKKQIKIPYKISEYGIEKCMILAILSRNLRLSNLSNVLKCYDHLTDSQKEQMLHAIRTTQKSEKLFEDIINMNGNKKNENNIINNDNNMNNDTSMNNNNNNNSSSSYVGNTNIYQYKYKNKQNTNEHKNTSIKKTLIEKKKVKQTYVNEEKLPTGVYFYQGSYVANWWETNQKKQFKVPFKISEYGIVRAKNLAIISRLIRSSSVPDINLILTQMENDHNLNDMDYTAIAELAYKYIENMASKQ; this is encoded by the coding sequence ATgtttgaagaaaatgaaaatgaagaattaatGTACTTTGAGAGGAATAAAGAAAGTGAAAAATGTCAGAAATTCTGGGAAGCAGTAATTTGTAAAGGTTTAGGTTATactaaagaagaaataagaAGAGATGTAGAAAGATCTAGaagagaaaaagaaagaCTTCTCTCAATACTATATGGTAGTGTATTTACAGGTcctaaatatttattatattcgaAAAAATGGAGAGGTAAAACGTTGAATGAAATAATTAATGAAGATAGAGAAATGaacttaaataaaaataatttcagAAATATTGATCTTGATAGTACATATTTTTGTGAATTATCATTTGGATATATGGACACTGTTGAAGagaatgatgataaaaataagaatcaAATAACAAATGAgattgaaaagaaaaatgataaaactcataatataaaaaaaggagGAAATACAAATACTACTcagaataaaagaaaaacacaacatggagaaaaaaatactaatacaacaaataaagaattaGATGAATTTTATagtaaattaaattatttagaaaaaagaagttataaaaatagatataGAAATGAAAACAACACTaacaataacaataataatagtaataataataataatattaattcttCGAATGGTCGTTCAAGTTATAGTAACCAATTatcaaatgataaatataatgaagaaaattcaGATGATGGAAaagttataaaatataaatatcttcCTACAGGTGTATTTTATAGTAGAGTGTCTAAATCTTTTATAGCTAATTGGATTGatgataaaacaaaaaaacaaattaaaattCCATATAAAATATCAGAATATGGTATTGAGAAATGTATGATTTTAGCTATACTCTCAAGAAATCTAAGACTAAGTAATTTATCAAATGTATTAAAATGTTATGATCATTTGACAGATAGCCAAAAAGAACAAATGTTACATGCAATTAGAACAACACAGAAAAGTGAAAAATTATTTGaggatattataaatatgaatggtaataagaaaaatgaaaataatataataaataatgataacaatatgaataatgacACATCTAtgaacaacaacaataataataatagtagtagtagttaTGTAggaaatacaaatatttatcaatataaatataaaaataaacagaATACAaatgaacataaaaatacatCCATCAAAAAAACTCtcattgaaaaaaaaaaagtaaaacaaACATATGTcaatgaagaaaaattacCAACAGGTGTATATTTCTATCAAGGTTCTTATGTTGCTAATTGGTGGGAaacaaatcaaaaaaaacaattcaaagttccttttaaaatatctgaATATGGAATAGTCAGAGCAAAAAATTTAGCCATCATATCAAGATTAATTAGATCATCTTCTGTTCCagatattaatttaattttaacacAAATGGAAAATGATCATAACTTGAACGACATGGATTATACTGCTATTGCAGAGTtggcatataaatatatagaaaatatggCAAGCAAGCAATAa
- a CDS encoding phosphatidylinositol transfer protein, putative, giving the protein MKIVEFRLAMPLTIEEYKVCQLYFVAKASLEDAENNMNSNCEKDDENNDSKKGIVILNNESYINEDGTCGQYTYKRINLINKLPKWLLNFIDPKYCIIDEKSWNSYPYLKTVYESSGFPKAKIQVESAHFNGFDTEDNALNLSEEDLSLRKVIYVDIVNDKISYKDYNENEDPSLFYSEKVKRGKLDKNWKENYPIIMTCYKVFTINIPYFGIFCSKLENWIISALKDNILKYHRKAFCWIDEWIDLSIEDIRNLENDVQKKLNQFWNEPQDENVTDGIIDEEINNKHENIKDQYIIHNKNNEENNDIIDSFTFKNNQKDTTQKNMSNSDNIMNNDKICNDNKNDTNIYCNGNIINNESTNEQSLSYSNEKGNKEISEIFTNGTYNISSLNMDNDNLDFICTKYNEPYDDNNKENNKDMEKKKNINNMEGEKKQSTQNEDAPNNKMINTYGDNNINNMNNINNINNINNVNNMHNICRNKSVITKSKSLLFPNDLTIQNNINENHNNVIENIKMKKKKKKKKEKKIESENYFFFKKNEENKEFGEYLYRLNEGMFYSWKLRYFVIKNNKLYYYVDNTKNELKGEIDLLNAQIQWIGEYKGRNSVFVINSLSKNVNYLSSENEIQTKKCMIDIQMATLVNSESVKKREIKQENGHIVSKGVQNGDIQEDEEDEEDEGDEEDEEDEEDKNEEDKDKDKDDNEDDDNDDDNDDDDDDDNDDDDDNDEDDDNDDDDDNDDDDDDDDDDHNHDHNNHHDNHINNNNKDISHYNTEKSKRIDDNKESQNISKNKNDTTINNYNLPCSKEVNKESHINNKHYNNYICVDNKDGIVHSKLILNDNDLSQCHNEDNKTISNNSHYISTLQNNNTDQFNGTFATNYDHIFNKKTEKETCSSNTKMNKLKKKKNKKRLKIKIKEDKNKSGESGLNNYRDNKIDKNFNKRNSIKFKKLNDNKYEGYTKNNKNKYDMSYIYDDENNKEKKKHGKYKTTRQKSHRMSDKRKLLNYFYKKDNLYYNNNYVDKLYMNIDPCGLYDIKNIISTLLNVETKNVNVDTFKNLESHITKLPIFNNKMNNKKRNKDIYLFYFIFNIISIMSCIYSFISLYLYFKIFFLLFFMLFVCICIIYIYIYNHKPINHIYRCSLNIPHNINYVINFLTSHNKYHSNEINKKVFKTKNDNIQYVYSTFYISCKSVFFKIFPCHLFFKPRKILSTQFTHICNNDNNMLKDNEGGLRKYIILQYTNSNTKALLKCLEFNEDINHLHMNIYKKEVGLNDKEDEFFKQGHFKVQDVKNESLNNEQIKNKYNDEEKMNTSSSLKSDFMQKVESQDITLKEDCDMRSSSRDQNNNIKMEKVQMKKKIKNNNNINNNNNNNVDKCKEVTTNEENKNVLNTNVTCYHVDDVLSSDKTKHKKNKNEIIPDNNKSDDYTKNVDDTKKYSSDINQNIEYPIYKNFNFMTIYCYKHMKNVLFNIRNKIIYSFLLKYKYVYKYFKNYYYNKYVNVDGCDIFLIQEKKDNTCELIFYTYYNYNCFFFNESINYNRCNYIREKLLSIHIPEYFKHEDIYYDKYYVEKKNDTLLFLEKKKIEKEICKNIFSNINSNETYNKNILSYIYELTYKGYFNEKFLSCIDNIDDTFFIRNISKVFLYIIQNINLYDVKNFKNISEFIKNKKNKIDYTDDNFISNIIHLINTLPLLHHTFSTSLIFPKKNEKIECSYENSNIDITLKNDDPITFSFIAENNKSKTKITSELIFNTICTFDEIIIYMENEIQITNKSNYSITFNYPYILLKNLLHGYMSFSFADKMVIKDTLMNSAEIRFIDKHKSNGELFGVIKRNELITDFLSGNIFDKIILNNDKEFNSMKDIKINVIHKENTKNLIKSFFR; this is encoded by the exons atgaaaatagtAGAATTTAGGCTTGCTATGCCTTTAACCATAGAAGAATATAAAGTATGtcaattatattttgtagCTAAAGCTTCATTAGAAGATgcagaaaataatatgaatagtaaTTGTGAAAAGGATGATGAGAACAATGATTCAAAAAAAGGAatagtaatattaaataatgaaagttatataaatgaagatgGTACTTGTGGTcagtatacatataaaagaataaatttaataaataagcTACCAAAGTggttattaaattttattgatcctaaatattgtattataGATGAAAAGTCATGGAATTCATATCCATATTTAAAAACTGTATATGAATCGAGTGGATTTCCAAAGGCGAAGATTCAAGTCGAATCTGCACATTTTAATGGATTCGACACTGAAGATAATGCTTTAAATTTATCAGAAGAAGATCTATCCTTAAGAAAAGttatatatgtagatattgtgaatgataaaatatcttataaagattataatgaaaatgaagatcCATCCTTATTTTATAGTGAAAAAGTTAAAAGAGGAAAACTAGATAAGAACTGGAAAGAAAATTATCCTATTATTATGACCTGTTATAAGGTATTTACTATTAATATACCTTATTTTGGTATATTCTGCTCAAAATTAGAAAACTGGATTATATCTGCACttaaagataatattttaaaatatcatagAAAAGCTTTTTGTTGGATTGATGAATGGATTGATTTGTCTATTGAAGATATAAGAAATTTAGAAAACGATGTTCAAAAGAAATTGAATCAATTCTGGAACGAGCCACAAGACGAAAATGTTACAGATGGTATTATTGatgaagaaattaataataagcatgaaaatattaaagatcaatatattatacataataaaaataatgaagaaaataatgatataatagaTTCCTTTAcctttaaaaataatcaaaaagatacaacacaaaaaaatatgtctaatagtgataatattatgaataatgataaaatatgtaatgataataaaaatgacacaaatatttattgtaatggaaatattattaataacgAATCTACAAATGAACAAAGTTTATCTTATTCTAATGAAAAAGGAAACAAAGAAATATCAGAAATATTTACTAACGGaacttataatatatcatcactaaatatggataatgataatttggATTTTATATGTACCAAATATAATGAGccatatgatgataataataaggagAATAATAAAGacatggaaaaaaaaaaaaatattaacaacATGGAAGGAGAAAAAAAGCAAAGTACTCAAAATGAGGATGCaccaaataataaaatgataaatacatatggtgataataatatcaataatatgaataatatcaataatattaataatattaataatgttaataatatgcATAATATTTGTAGAAATAAAAGTGTTATTACTAAAAGCAAATCTCTATTATTCCCCAACGATTTAAcaattcaaaataatatcaatgaaaaccataataatgttatagaaaatataaaaatgaaaaaaaagaaaaaaaaaaaaaaagaaaaaaaaatcgaATCAGAAAATTACTTTTTCTTtaagaaaaatgaagaaaacaAAGAATTTGGTGAATACTTATACAGACTAAATGAAGGTATGTTTTATTCATGGAAACTTCgatattttgttataaaaaataataaattgtattattatgttgATAATACTAAAAACGAACTAAAAGGAGAAATTGATCTTCTAAATGCACAGATACAATGGATAGGTGAATATAAAGGAAGAAATAGTGTTTTTGTAATAAATTCTTTATCGAAGAATGTTAATTATTTAAGTTCAGAGAATGAAATACAAACAAAGAAATGTATGATAGATATACAAATGGCTACCTTGGTCAATAGTGAAAGTGTAAAAAAGAGAGAGATTAAACAAGAAAATGGCCATATTGTCAGTAAGGGGGTACAAAATGGAGATATCcaagaagatgaagaagatgaagaagatgaaggagatgaagaagatgagGAAGATGAGGAAGATAAGAATGAAGAAGATAAAGATAAAGATAAGGATGATAATGAAGATGacgataatgatgatgataacgATGATGATGACGATGATGATAACGATGATGATGACGATAACGATGAAGATGACGATAACGATGATGATGACGATAACGATGATGATGACGATGATGATGACGATGACCATAACCATGATCATAACAACCACCATGATAaccatattaataataataataaagacatATCTCATTATAATACAGAAAAAAGCAAAAGAATAGATGATAACAAAGAATCACaaaatatatctaaaaataaaaatgatacaactataaataattataacctACCATGTTCAAAAGAAGTAAATAAAGAGAgccatataaataataaacattataataattatatatgtgtagaTAATAAAGACGGAATTGTTCATAGTAAGTTAATTCTTAACGATAATGATTTATCACAATGTCATAATGAAGACAATAAAACAATTTCAAATAACTCACATTATATATCCacattacaaaataataatactgaTCAATTTAATGGTACGTTTGCTACTAATTATgatcatatatttaataagaaaACCGAAAAAGAGACTTGCTCTTCAAAtacaaaaatgaataaattaaaaaaaaaaaaaaataagaaacgactaaaaattaaaataaaagaagataaGAATAAAAGTGGTGAAAGCGGGTTGAATAATTATagagataataaaatagataaaaattttaataaaagaaattccataaaatttaaaaaattgaatgataataaatatgaaggatatacaaagaataataaaaataaatatgacatgtcttatatatatgatgatgaaaataataaagaaaaaaaaaagcatgggaaatataaaacaacTCGTCAGAAATCTCACAGGATGAGTGATAAAAGAAAactattaaattatttttataagaaggataatttatattataataataattatgttgataagttatatatgaatatagaTCCATGTGGactatatgatataaaaaatattattagtacattattaaatgtggaaacaaaaaatgtaaatgttgatacttttaaaaatttagaaTCACATATTACAAAATTAcctatatttaataataaaatgaataataaaaaaaggaataaagatatttatttattttattttatttttaatatcatatCGATCATGTCATGTAtctattcatttatatcattatatttatatttcaaaatcTTTTTCCTATTGTTCTTTATGTTATTCGtttgtatatgtattatatatatatacatatataatcataagccaattaatcatatatataggtgttctttaaatataccgcataatattaattatgtaataaattttttgacaagccataataaatatcattcaaacgaaataaataaaaaagtatttaaaaccaaaaatgataatatacaatatgtttatagtacattttatattagtTGTAAAAGTGTcttctttaaaatatttccTTGTCACTTATTCTTTAAGCCAAGGAAAATCTTGTCAACTCAGTTTACTCATATTTGTAATAacgataataatatgttgaAGGATAATGAAGGAGGATTacgtaaatatataattcttcaaTATACAAATTCAAATACAAAAGCATTACTTAAGTGTTTGGAATTTAATGAAGATATTAATCATTtgcatatgaatatatataaaaaagaagtaGGTTTAAACGATAAGGAGGACGAATTTTTCAAGCAAGGACATTTTAAAGTTCAGGACGTAAAAAATGAGAGTTTAAATAATGAACagattaaaaataaatataatgatgaagaaaaaatgaatacatCAAGTAGTTTAAAAAGTGATTTTATGCAAAAGGTTGAATCACAAGATATTACTCTAAAAGAGGATTGTGATATGAGGTCTTCATCGAGGGATcaaaacaataatataaaaatggaaaaggtccaaatgaaaaaaaaaataaaaaataataataatattaataataataataataataatgtggaTAAATGTAAGGAGGTAACtacaaatgaagaaaataagaaTGTATTAAATACAAATGTAACATGCTATCATGTTGATGATGTCTTATCATCTGATAAGACAAagcataaaaaaaacaaaaatgaaataattcctgataataataaaagtgatgATTATACTAAAAATGTTGatgatacaaaaaaatattctagtgatataaatcaaaatattgaatatcctatttataaaaatttcaaTTTTATGACGATTTATTGTTATAAACATATGAAAAAcgtattatttaatataagaaacaaaattatatattccttccttttgaaatataaatatgtgtataaatattttaaaaattattattataataaatatgtaaatgtTGATGGATGTGATATCTTTTTAATACAAGAAAAAAAGGACAATACTTGTGAActcattttttatacttattataattataattgtttcttttttaatgaatccataaattataatagatgtaattatattcgtgaaaaattattatcaattcATATTCCtgaatattttaaacatgaggatatttattatgacaaatattatgtagaaaaaaagaatgatacattattatttcttgaaaaaaaaaaaatcgaaaaagaaatatgtaaaaatatattttctaatattaatagtaatgaaacatataataaaaatatattatcatatatatatgaattaacatataaaggttattttaatgaaaaatttttatcatgtattgataatatagatgatacattttttataagaaacATATCTAAggtctttttatatataatacaaaatataaatctatatgatgtaaaaaattttaaaaatatcagcgaatttataaaaaataaaaaaaataaaattgattATACAgatgataattttatatctaatattattcatttaattAATACATTACCTTTATTACATCATACATTCTCTACTTCACTTAtatttccaaaaaaaaatgaaaaaattgaatGTTCCTATGAAAATTCCAATATTGATATTACtctaaaaaatgatgatccAATAACATTCTCTTTCATAgcagaaaataataaaagcaAGACGAAAATTACATCAGAACTTATTTTTAACACAATATGTACATTtgatgaaataataatatatatggaaaatgAAATACAAATAACTAATAAAAGTAATTATAGTATTACCTTTAATTAtccatacatattattaaaaaatctaTTACATGGATATATGAGCTTTTCGTTTGCTGATAAAATGGTTATTAAGGATACTCTGATGAATAGTGCGGAAATTAGG TTTATTGATAAGCACAAGTCTAATGGAGAGTTGTTTGGGGTcattaaaagaaatgaatTAATTACCGATTTTTTGAGCGGCAACATTtttgataaaataattttaaataacgATAAAGA ATTTAATAGTATGAaggatattaaaataaatgtaatacACAAAGAAAATACCAAAAATTTGATAaa gTCTTTTTTTAGATAA